Part of the Candidatus Bodocaedibacter vickermanii genome is shown below.
GTACCACAATTTATGTGCTTAACTCGCTTGCATTAACGGGTGTTCTTGCTGGATTTGGTGGCCCGATTGACATTAAAGAAGGCAGAAGTTTAACACCTGTTACATGGACTGCCTGTGGTGGGTTGTTGGGTGCGGGAACATTAACTGCGGCAAACACGAACCTTACAGTTAATGGAGATGTTGCCGGAGATTTGACATTGAACCTAACAGGAATGACAACAGCTGCACGTGCTCTTGTTGTTACAGGAAGTTTTGCAACAACTAAAGCCTTTACTTCTGTACCGGGTGCTGGTACCGATGGAATCACTACTGTTCACGGAAACATGGTTTTGGGTGCTGCATTCACAACGGCTGGTGCTGGTGTGACTGTTACGGCTGGAAATCTTTCAGCGGCTGGACTAACAACGGTTGCTGCCCTTGCTCCATTAGTAGTTACGGCTGGAAATGCATCGTTTAATGCCCTTACTGCAAACGCTGCGGTAACTGTTACGGCTGGAGATGCAACATTTGCAGGAGCTGTGTCTGCTGCTCATGCTAACGCTGATATCACAGTTGGCAGGGATGCAACATTCTCTGGAACATTTGGTTCTGTTACAGGTGCTAACTTAGCAGTTGCTAGAAATGCAGTATTTACAGGAGTCGTTACTTCTTCTGGTGCTATAGCCGTTACTGGGGACGCAACATTTTCAGCAGCTCTTACAGCAAACAGCACGGTAAGTGTTGGTGGAAATGCTGCGTTTTCTGGAAACGTTACAGCTAACGCGACAGCTGCAATGAGTGTTGCGGGGGATGCAGAATTTTCAGGAACTCTAACGACTAACGCGACTGCGCCAGTAACTGTTGACGGAAATGCGATATTTAACGGACTTGTTACCGCCGGCGGTGCATTAACTGTTGAAGGAAATGCAATGTTTGACGGAAATGTTGTTGCAACGGGGGCCTTAAGCGTTGACGGAGATATAAAATTCGCAGGAGACGTTACTGCAAATGGTGGACTAACGGTTGTGGGTGGCGTAGTCTTTGAAGGCGATCTTGCAGTTGGTGCAGCTGAAGTGTTGTCCATTGCGGGATCTGTAAACTTAAAAGGCGATCTAACAACGGGTGCATCATCTCAAATCATCTTGCCAGGTGCTATAAGCGGAGCTGGATCTATCAACCTGAGCCCTATTACAGCGGGTATTCCCTCATTTGGTGATGCTTCTGCGTTTACGGGTGCTGTAGTGCTTGGGTCACAACCAGTGGTATTTGCAAAAGCTCCAGCATCTGTGTTTACCGGTCATCAAAATAACGTAACATTTACAAATGGTGGAACTGTAGCAAGAATGGTATCTGCGGGTACAAATGCAAAAGTTACTGGTGGCACAACAGGTAGCGATGTCGTTATTACAGAATATGAATTGCCAAATGCCTTTGCTGCTACGTTTATTCCTGGTGCGGGAAAGAAAATGACAGTTACAACGTTAAGTCAGCACAGCGTTGCTGATGAAGCTATTACTGTAAGTGGCGCTGGTACAATGATATTCAAAAGCAATATCAATGCAGGTGGTTCAGCTGTTCACACATTCAATGCGCCAACATCTATTGCAAAATACACATTGTTGGCAGGGGCTACACCAGTAATTACAATCAATGAAAACGTAACAATGGATGAGTTGGTTATTTCAGCTGCTGGAGTTACGTTTGTAGTTGCTGACGGAAAAACATTAACAGTAAAGAAAGTTACGGGTAATGGTAACGTTACTGTAAATGGTGCTGGTACATTGGCTGCGAAATTGCCAGCAAGCTATACTGGTAACGTTGTTACTGGAGGTACTGCTAAGTTAAAATAACTAAGCAACCCGAGTTAATAACGAACAAAATAAACACCCACATTTGTGGGTGTTTATTTATTTGTACGACAAATAAAACCAGGGTTATCCATCGTGGATTGCGTATAGGCCAGCAACTGATCCAGCTTGTGATACAGCATGACGCTGTACCCATGCAGCAGGTCCGATGTGGTCGAGGATTTTATGTCGCAATCGCAGAAGTGATCCCAACGTTCTGATGGTTAATCACGCACAAAGTGAGCACAAGGCGCAGGTTTGCTCCTGGTAACGTGCCGTTGCATTTAATAGAAGAACTTGTGGAGCAAAGGGCGCCGTAATCGTTTTGGTCTTAGTGTTAAGCTCAGTGTGGATTGTGTTGTTTCACGCCAACTTAAGTTGGTGAAGCTCTTAATTTTTATAGCAAGTGTTACTTCTTTCTAGCCTTTTGGTAGAGAATCCCGTAAACTGCGCCCTATGGATCATAACGAATTTGCAGACGGAGTATTAGAGCTTTTAAACCCCAAACAACGGGAAGCCGTTGATTATTTTGGTGGTCCTTTATTGATTCTTGCTGGGGCGGGAACAGGAAAAACAAAAGTTTTAACAACTCGAATTGGACACATTATCCAAACATATCGGGCTGCTCCCCATGAAATTTTAGCCGTCACATTCACCAATAAGGCCGCCAGTGAAATGCGCGACAGAGTCTTAAAATTTGTTGCAGGCGCCCATGCTATGTGGTTGGGAACGTTTCATTCTATTGGTTTAAGAATTATTCGGAATCATGCAGAGGCCATTGGCTTGCAGCCCAATTTCACCGTGTTGGATCCTGATGATCAGTTGCGATTAATCAAGCAAGTTATTAAAGCAGCTGGACTTGACGAAAAACGGCACCCGCCTAAAATTGCAATGCAAGTGATCAACTTATTGAAAGATAGAGCTGTATCGCCACTAACAACGGATGTTCGTAAGTACAGAGATCCAAAAACCAATCGATTTGTATCAGGTTGGATTGTCGATACGTATTTGACGTATCAAGAGCGATTAAAAATATTAAACGCCGCTGATTTCGGTGATTTGTTGCTGCATTGTGTTTCCTTGTTTCAGTTGTTTCCGGATGTATTAAGCCGATATCACCAACAGTTTAAATTCATCTTAATTGATGAGTATCAAGATACTAACGTTGCGCAATACTTGTGGCTGCGATTGATGGCTCAAGGTGGCGCGCAAGTATGTTGTGTTGGCGATGATGACCAATCCATCTATGGATGGCGTGGTGCAGAAGTTGATAACATATTGCGATTTGAACATGATTTCCAAGGCGCAAAAGTTGTTCGCCTGGAACAAAACTATCGATCCACCACCCATATTTTGGGAGCCGCCGCTGGGCTTATTGCGCACAACAAAGGGCGATTAGGCAAAGAGTTGTGGACAGACCTTGATGGTGGCGAAAAAGTCGATATCCATTGTGTCTATGATTCCGAAGAAGAAGCCATTGTTACTGTCAATGCGTTGGAACGTCTGTATAAAAGTGGTTACCCCTTAAATGAAACCGCAATATTAGTGCGTGCCAGCCATCAAACCCGTGAGTTTGAAGAACGACTCATGGTGTGTGGTTTGCCCTATCGCGTTGTGGGCGGAATGCGATTTTATGAGCGACAAGAAATTCGCGATGCCTTAGCATATCTGCGGTTAGTCCACCAAACCAGCGATAGCCTTGCCTACGAACGTATTGTAAACATGCCCCGTCGTGGGATTGGTGAAAGCACGCTGAACATCATGCACAGCGTTGCCCGTGATCAGGGAATTAGCATGTTTGATGCGACGGCTCAGTTAATTGAAACTGATGAATTTCGCCCTCAAACAACGACCGTATTGCGGGGGTTTGTAGAAGATGTGCGTAGGTGGCAGTTGATGTCTCAAGAAATGCCACCTTCAGAGTTAGCAAAGATTATATTGGATGAATCTGGATATACTGCGTATTGGCGCAATGAAACAACACCAGATGCGCCAACTCGGTTAGAAAACTTAAAAGAATTAGTTGTTGCCCTTGAAGAATTTTCGACCCTTGACGGATTCTTAGAACACGTATCCTTAGTAATGGAAGTAACCCAGAAAGATTCGGGCCCCCAGATTACAATCATGACATTACACAGTGCTAAAGGATTAGAGTTTGGTACAGTATTCTTGCCCGGATGGGAAGAGGGGTTGTTTCCCCATCAGCGTGCTTTGGAAGATTCAGGCGCAGATGGTTTAGAAGAAGAGCGTCGCCTAGCCTATGTAGGGATTACTCGCGCTAAAGAAAAAGCAGTCATTACCTATGCAACCATGCGTCGTATTTACAATCAGATGCAACATAATTTACCCTCTCGGTTCTTATCAGAATTGCCATCGGAACATGTGGTTTGGCACAACCGAATGGGGCGCAATCAACCTATGCAAAAGGGGAGAAGACCTGGTAGAGATTATGACAATAGGAACAGGCAGCCCCAACGATACGTGCAGCAAAAGTCAACGTTTTCAGACTTTGAGTTTAATCAGGATTCTTCTAATGTACCCAAAGCAAGTACTCGTCTGGTGTACCATAAAAAGTTTGGTATGGGCAAAGTTGTACGCTTAGAAGGCGACAAAGCCGATGTTAATTTCGAAGAGTTCGGGCTGAAAAAAGTATTGGTGAGTTTTTTAACTGAAGTCTAAATTGGCAACCTGAGGCTGCACTCAATAGGTTAGATCCGATGTGATTTGAGAAGTGTAATAAAATACAATGCGGGAGGATGAGGGGCACAACTGTTGAAAGTGATCAGAAGAGGTGTTTAACGATATTAAAATCACCCACTTAAACACCAAGCTATGAATGTTATAAAAAACTTCATATTGTGTAAAATAGTCGCATATCTATTACTTAATTCATACATATCTGTATGATTGACACAATTAATCGGTTTATCAATGATTTTCCCTGTTCTATTGATTTGTTGTCAAAAATATTCTTTTTCTAATCACTTTCAACAGTTGTGGGATGAGGGGGGGTTGAACCTACCTTCGGCGCAGGGCAGCGTGACGTTGCATCCGTTAGGTTGTTTTGATCCACCTTCGGCGCAGGAGGGCACAACTGTTGAAAGTGATTAGAAGAAGTGTTTAACGATATTAAAATCACCCACTTAAACACCAAGCTATGAATGTTATAAAAAACTTCATATTGTGTAAAATAGTCGCATATCTATTACTTAATTCATACATATCTGTATGATTGACACAATTAATCGGTTTATCAATGATTTTCCCTGTTCTATTGATTTGTTGTCAAAAATATTCTTTTTCTAATCACTTTCAACAGTTGTGCGCAGGAGGGGTAAGGGTGAAAAATGATTTTGAGATGTTTTTGAGTTTAGTAGTGTTTTCGTTCCTTTGTTTTGTTTGAAAGTGCTGTGTTTGTAGCTTTCAGAGTTAAGTTATATAAAATCCGTGTCCAATCACACCCGATCTAACTATCGGATGCAACGTCACGTTGCCAGCGTCACGCTGGCGTTGTTTAAAACCGAGTGAATCCCCAGTAACCCGCACGTGCAGAAAGAACCCCATTTCTTACACGAATGGGGAAAGGCGGACTTTAGTATAATATACAAAGTCGGTGTTTTACGAGCCCGTCGGCTCTAGGGGTTGTTTACAGGGCTGTGTCTACTGATCGGGTAGTTTGAGCGCCTGTACTGGGGATTCAGTTCGGCATGTCTTTGAGTGGTTCAAAGACGTAGAACGAAAAAAGGCTACCCAGGTTTTTGGGTAGCCTTTTCGCAATTCTAGTTATTAGTATACACAGTGAGTTTGAATTGTCAATATATTTCTGAGAGATTGGGTTGTTTTTGTAATCCGTGTCAGATCAGATCTAAGCTAATGGATTCAACCGCAGGTTGGCAGCGTCAGGCTGCCAAAAAAGTGAATTCCGTCAATCTTTTGTTAACATTTGTCTGATAGTTTGAAGATGGACGGATTATAGTAAACTCAGATCTCACTTCGGTGAGTGCATCTGATACGTAATGACGATTCTGAATATACATTAGCGCAGCGCTGCGTGACCTATGTTCTAGTTTGAACGGGGATGGTATCCCTGGGAAGACGTGTAACTTTTCAAAAACGATTTTTTTGAAAGATACCAATTGTATTACGTAGTGGTGGCGGGGGGAGGACACGCACTGAGTAAATGATGATGGGAGGGCCCCATCGGGGGCGCGAGACCAGCAGCTAGAAAAATTCAATTTTTTTAAAAAATTCCAAAGGAGTCCAGTGTGACGCTGCCAACGTGCCGTTGGATCCTATAGGTTGTATCGGGTGTGTGCTGACACGGAATATAATTTTTTCAAATTGTATTTATAACTAAACGCACATAGTGTGAGAAGATCGTAGGGATCCAACGTGACGATGTCGGCTTACGGCATTGCTTTTATAATCCGCGCTTGTGCGAATTGGATCTATCCATAGGATGCAACCTCAGGTTGCCACTGTCACGCTGCCTAATGGGTCCAGGGATCATCCCTGGCGGTACGTTGCCACTGTCACGCTGAAGAGTAAGAACTTTTCAGTTTAGGGATTAAGCAATCGAATTAAAAATACTCGTCAATCGACATGACTCTGATTTAATTCAAAGTCATGTCGCTGATGGAGAAAGTACATTTGGAACACGGTAGTTTTGAGTTCGCTTCATCAAAGGATGTGTGCCCTTTCAAAACCATTGATTTTCCTTACATTTCCATATCGAAGGATAGGTTAAAAGAGAGAGAGTATCCCAACGAGATGTCTTTTGTTAGACCGCACCCTGCAGTAAGGCGTCCGCAATCATAGGTAAATGCTGTTTGAAACTGCATACCATAAGTTAAAGGCAAGATCTCTGAGGGTATTGATAGATTGGCATTGTTAAGGGTTGCCATGTAAGACGATCTAGCTGCATATATTTCTGTGAAAACTTGCGCTGAAATATCAACGTTTGCAGTGCGCTTTTTAAGGGTTGCAGTACACAAAACGTGAGTTTCATTAACTGTATTGACATCTAATTGTCCAAAGACGGTATTGCTGGCACCATGCCGTGCATGGTGCAGTGTTGAGACATTGAGTGCCGCATATCCGTCAGATATATTACCATGGTGAACTCCCAAGCTTGCTCCGTTTAGGGTTCCATCGACGCTGGAAAACCCATCAATCCCAACCTGTTTATATTGACCATGCATGGCGCCTATATTGGAGTGTGGCAGGCTGATGGTTGGTTGTGTAACGCTGACACTCACTCGCGCATTTTGCGTTACATTCAGACCTGCTGTGTTTTGGGTTTCAAGGCCTGTGTGATACGTGCCTTGGAAAATTCCTGTTTCGGTTCTGTATTGATCACCATCGCGCAACCCATCAAAAGTTAACGGAACGGATCGAATGGCCGATAAGTGTGATCCTTGTGTTATATCATGCAAAGCTTTTTGAGCTGTTGTTGTATCTAGTAGAGCCGTACGCAATGTCCCCGTTGCTTCATCCTGGCTAAGCAGTTGATGCGCAATCTGAGTTTCTGTATGGGAAAGTCCCGTTGCTTTTAATCCTTTGCCTGTTAGTGTCAGCGTAAGACGGTTAGCCTTTGTAGTGTCGTCGGTGCTGTTCGTCAAATCAAACGAAGCTGCAAATGTTTGCATTCCCTGTATAAATTGTGTCGGTTTGCTGCGTTTGCTTTCAATTAATACAACTTTGTCACCGATTTTGATCGATCCATCCAATTCAGTCAACGTTACTGAAACTGGTGATTTAATATCAGTATATTCAGCTTGCATTAACGGTGTTGTTGAAGGCGTGTCCCACACAACATTTAAGGTTCCACCTGCCTGGCTAACCATATACGTGCTGACATTAAACGGGGCGCTGCTGGTTAATTCAACGGTACCGCCTTGTTGATCCACAAGATCAATACGTGCTGTTCTATCTTGGGTGTATAGTTTTACGCCAGGCGTTAATATTAAGTGATCGACGCGTCCTGCCACCATAAACTCTCCCTCGGTTGCCCAGGGAAATCGTCTGTGTTTATTGGCGTTTAACTGCTGCATTGTCATCCCAAACTGTGACAGTGCATCTGGGACATATCTAATATTATTGCCGTTAGTTACCACAGAGTTTGTATCCACATATAGCGCATGCGTGGTTATGTTACCAGTTTGGCTGATGGATACCTGTGCGTTTTCAAAACGTAACGCAAGTGCTGTAAGATTGCCGGAACCAGTTACTTTTAAATCAGCATCTTTTAAGTCCATAACACTGAATGTTGCCGCAGTATTCAGTTGAAAGTGTCCCTTGTTTTTGGCAGAATCGCCCCACACGTCCATGATAACGCCGTTAGATGAATCTGAGTCGGGCACTTTGTTCAGGTTTTGTGTTGCATTTATAGAGTGAGGCGCGGACCCTGCGATGTTTAGAGCCTTTTGGTTTTCAACCCAGTGCAGGTATGAATCCAGTGTCATGAAATAGGCGCCGTCGGTTAATTCAACTGGCGTTTTTGGTTTTTCCATTAGGCTGTTGTAGATATATACAGCTGCGTTTAAGGGTCTTTGTTCAGGCTGTCCCTGGGGTTGCACAACAGGTTCGGGCGTCAACAATTCGGTTAAATTTGATGGCGCCGCAGATTGAGACGGCTGTTCCCCAGTTGGAGTGTTGGATCCAGATTTCGAGGTATCACCACAGCCCGACATCAGTGCCATGCTGCACACAGTTAAACATAAAGTTGTGCGAATGTTCATGGTTATTTCTTTCTTGTTGTTATTTCGTTGTTTCATGATCTATCACCGTGTCCATGTTGTGCCAGACGAATTTGTCCAGCCTCCTGTGTTAGATTGCGTGACTCCACTAGGCAAGATAAGCGTCTTAATTTCAGCATTCGTAATCGTTGCAAAATTTAACGGTGAAAGTAACCCGGTCATTGTCGACAGATCCAGTGTTGCACCAGTGTCTTTTGTCATTGAGTTGTTATTCACCCATGCTGGCAATGATGTTGCATTTCCGGTAAGGTTGATGCGGGTGAGCTTATTGGCATTTGACGTTGTAATGGCAGTTACAGTTGCTGGTGATAGCGTTCCATTTGCTCCCGTATTTGCCTTTGCGGTTAAAATAACAAAAATGGGTGTGTTGTAGAAGAACCAATTACCAATCGTTTGAACATTTGTTAATGCACTTAGGTCAACGCTGATTAATCCGGTGGATCCATCAAAGAACATAGAACCAATTGTTGTAACATTCGTTAATGTACTGAGGTTGATACTGGTTAATCCGGTACAGCCACGGAAGAACCCATCACCAATCGTTTGAACATTTGTTAATGCGCTTAGGTCAACGCTGATTAATCCGGTACATCCATAGAAGAACCAATTACCAATCGTTTGAACATTTGCTAATGCGCTTAAGTCAACGCTAGTTAATCCGGTACATCCATAGAAAAAATCGGTACTAATTGATGTTACCGCGGTTAATCCACTTAGGTTGACGCTAGTTAAGCCTGTACATCTTAAGAAGAAGTATTGACCAATCCTTTTCACTGAGGTTAATGCGCTGAGATTGATGCTGGTTAATCCGGTACATCCATAGAAAAAACCATTACCAATCGTTTGAACAGCGGTTAATCCAGTGAGATTGACGCTGGTTAGTCCGATACATTTTTGAAAGAACCAGCCGCCAATCGATGTCACGGAGGTTAATGCGCTGAGGTCAACGCTAGTTAATCCGGAACATCCATAGAAGAAGTATTGATCAATCGTTTGAACAGCGGTTAATCCACTGAGGTTAACGCTAGTTAATCCGGTACATTCATAGAAGAACCAAATGCCAATCGTTTGAACATTTGTTAATGCACTGAGGTCAACGCTGGTTAATCCGATACATCTTAAGAAGAATCCATCACCAATCGATGTAACCTTTGTTAATGCACTTAGGTCAACGCTGCTTAATCCGGAACATCCATAGAAGAAGTATTGACCAATCGTTTGAACAGCAGTTAATCCACTGAGGTCAACGCTAGCTAATCCGTTACATCTGTAGAAGAACCCATCACCAATCGTTTGAGCATTTGTTAATGCACTTAGGTTAACGCGTGTTAATCCGGAGCATTCTTGAAGAAAACAATCTCCGATAGTTGTAACATGTGTTAGACCGCTTAAATCAATGTTTTGAAGTGTGGAATCATATGTGGAAATGAACTCTTTACCAATTGATGTCACATTTGTAAGTTGATGCAGATTTATGCTTACAAGATGAATACATCTATTTAAAAAGTTATCCCCAATAGACGTTGTGATTGAATCCACCACTGTTACATGTGTAATGTGTGTTGGGAATGTGCTGGTTGCATCGGGAGCAGTATTATAAGCCCCAATGGATGCAAAGGCTGAAACATTCGCTGTCAAGTGCGTTACGGTGGTAGGTAGGTTTTGAATCGTAGTTACCGTTTCTGGAAGGATAAGGTTTGTAACATCTGCACTAATCGTTGATAGATCTAGTACTGCTGGTAACCCCGTCATTGCAGACAGATCGAGTATTGCGCCGGCATCTTTTGTCAATGCGCCATTTGTTGCCCATGTAGGAACTGTGTTTGCATTACCGGTAAGGGTGATGCGGGTCAATCCAGTATGCCCACTGGCAAGTTGAATAGTTACTGTTGAGGATCCGTCTGTAGTTATTTCCGTCACATTCGCAGGTAATATTACTGTTGTAATCTCTGAATTCAGTCCTGTTAGATTTAACGGTGAAAGTAACCCGGTCATTGTCGACAGATCCAGTGTTGCACCAGTGTCTTTTGTCATTGAGTTGTTATTCACCCATGCAGGCAATGATGTTGCATTGCCGGTAAGGTTAATGCGGGTGAGCTTATTGGCTGTTGACGTTGTAATAGCAGTTACAGTTGCTGGTGATAGCGTTCCATTGGCTCCCGTATTTGCCTTTGCGGTTAAAGTGACAAAAATGGGTGTGTTGTAGAAGAACCCACTACCAATAGATGTTATAGCGATTAATGCACTCAAATCAGCGCTGGTTAATGCTGTACATCCATCAAAAAACCCGGTCCCAATCGATGTAACAGCTGTTAGTTTACCAAGATTAATGCTGGTTAAATTTGTATTATTACGTAAGAAATTATCACCGATTGATGTTGTGGTTGAATCCGAAACTGTTACATGAGTGATGTGTGTTGGGAATGTGCTGGTGGCATTCCAAGCAGTATTATAAGCCCCAATGGATGCAAAAGATGGAACATTTGCTGTCAGATGCGTTACGGTGGTGGGTAGGTTTTGAATCGCAGTTACCGTCTGTGGAAGGATAATGTTTGTAATCTTAGAATCTAATCCCGATAGATTTAATGTTGCTGGTAACCCCGTCATTTCTGACAGATCCAGAGTTGCATTCGCTGCAGTTAATGACCCGTCTGTTGCCCATGTTGGTGCAGATGCACCACTGCCGGTAAGTTTTAAGCTGATGAGTCTGTTTGATATATCTGTAGGTTGTACGCCTATATTAATGGTCAGTCCTGTAATATCGGTATTTAATCCTGTTAGATCTAGTCTTGCGGGTAGATTTGTCATCGCTGATAAATCCAGAGTTGCATTTGCGGCAGTTAATGACCCATCTGTTGCCCAGGTGGGGAGTGTGTTTGCATTTCCTTCAAGGTTGATGTGGGTCAATCCGAGATGCCCAACTGCAAGCTGAACAGTTACTGTTGAAGATGCGGACATGGTTATTGTGGTCACATTCGCGGGCACAATTATTCTTGTAATTTCTGCGCTAAATCCCGTCATTGCAGATAGATCTAATGTTGCAGGTAACCCTGTCACTGCTGACAGATCCAATGTTGCATTCGTGTTTGTTAATGATCCATTTATTGCCCAAGCTGGGATAGTATTTAAATTGCCGGTAAGGTTGAGTGTGGTAAGTCCGGTTATACCGCTTATGCTTGTTACAGTAGACGGGATAGTTAAGTTTGTTACTGTGTTAGACAAGATTATCGTTGTGATATCAGCATTTATACCTGTTAAATCAACAGTAGTTCCAGTCATTGCAGACAGATCCAGAGTTGCATTTACTGCAGTTAATGTTCCGTTGATTGCCCATGTTGGAATTGTGGCTGCATTTCCTGTAAGGTTTATACGGGTTAATCCAGAAACTCCGCTTATCGTTGTTACCGTAGACGGGATAGTTAGGGTTGTCATATTGGTACGCAAGGTTACTGTTGTAATATCAGAGTTTAATCCTGTTAGAGCTAACGTAGGAGGTAAGTTTGTCAGTGCAGACAGATTTAATGTTGCACCAGTTGCGGTCAATGATCCATTTGTTGCCCATGTTGGAACTGTGGTTGCATTGCCCGTAAGCTTGAGTATGGTTAGTCGGTCTGTTATCCCCGTAGGTTGTATGCTTGCGTTAATGACCAGTTTCGTAATATCTGAACTAATAGTCGACAGATTTAATGTTGTGGGTAACCCAGTCATTGCGGACAGATCCAGTATTGCATCTGCTGCAGTTATCAAAGTGTTATTCACCCATGTTGGTAATGACGTTGCATTTCCGTTAAGGTTGATTCTGGTAAATTTATTGGCTAGCTGTGTTGCAATAGCACTTATTGTTGCCGGTGATAGTGTTGCTCCAGTATCTTCCTGCATGTTTAAGGTGACTAATTTGTCGCAATCCTTAAAGAAGTCTTGATCAATCGTTTGAACATTTGTTAATCCAGTGAGGTTGATGCTGGTTAAGGCGGTACAGTTAGAAAAGAACCCATTGCCAATTGTTTGAACATAAAATAGTTGATGAAG
Proteins encoded:
- a CDS encoding beta strand repeat-containing protein, yielding MTNKLKMLLKTTAAVATLMVGSQSWAATLHDAAGVDQKAADISVTANSFATYTAEGGVTVAYVGAGGGMTVGAGGSLVLFLSPDVTTSLTYADPLILNSNASLYLMKGSPVGIFDLSSAVVSNPINAAATGVGIYLTSATTLPDMSAMVGTTIYVLNSLALTGVLAGFGGPIDIKEGRSLTPVTWTACGGLLGAGTLTAANTNLTVNGDVAGDLTLNLTGMTTAARALVVTGSFATTKAFTSVPGAGTDGITTVHGNMVLGAAFTTAGAGVTVTAGNLSAAGLTTVAALAPLVVTAGNASFNALTANAAVTVTAGDATFAGAVSAAHANADITVGRDATFSGTFGSVTGANLAVARNAVFTGVVTSSGAIAVTGDATFSAALTANSTVSVGGNAAFSGNVTANATAAMSVAGDAEFSGTLTTNATAPVTVDGNAIFNGLVTAGGALTVEGNAMFDGNVVATGALSVDGDIKFAGDVTANGGLTVVGGVVFEGDLAVGAAEVLSIAGSVNLKGDLTTGASSQIILPGAISGAGSINLSPITAGIPSFGDASAFTGAVVLGSQPVVFAKAPASVFTGHQNNVTFTNGGTVARMVSAGTNAKVTGGTTGSDVVITEYELPNAFAATFIPGAGKKMTVTTLSQHSVADEAITVSGAGTMIFKSNINAGGSAVHTFNAPTSIAKYTLLAGATPVITINENVTMDELVISAAGVTFVVADGKTLTVKKVTGNGNVTVNGAGTLAAKLPASYTGNVVTGGTAKLK
- a CDS encoding ATP-dependent helicase, with protein sequence MDHNEFADGVLELLNPKQREAVDYFGGPLLILAGAGTGKTKVLTTRIGHIIQTYRAAPHEILAVTFTNKAASEMRDRVLKFVAGAHAMWLGTFHSIGLRIIRNHAEAIGLQPNFTVLDPDDQLRLIKQVIKAAGLDEKRHPPKIAMQVINLLKDRAVSPLTTDVRKYRDPKTNRFVSGWIVDTYLTYQERLKILNAADFGDLLLHCVSLFQLFPDVLSRYHQQFKFILIDEYQDTNVAQYLWLRLMAQGGAQVCCVGDDDQSIYGWRGAEVDNILRFEHDFQGAKVVRLEQNYRSTTHILGAAAGLIAHNKGRLGKELWTDLDGGEKVDIHCVYDSEEEAIVTVNALERLYKSGYPLNETAILVRASHQTREFEERLMVCGLPYRVVGGMRFYERQEIRDALAYLRLVHQTSDSLAYERIVNMPRRGIGESTLNIMHSVARDQGISMFDATAQLIETDEFRPQTTTVLRGFVEDVRRWQLMSQEMPPSELAKIILDESGYTAYWRNETTPDAPTRLENLKELVVALEEFSTLDGFLEHVSLVMEVTQKDSGPQITIMTLHSAKGLEFGTVFLPGWEEGLFPHQRALEDSGADGLEEERRLAYVGITRAKEKAVITYATMRRIYNQMQHNLPSRFLSELPSEHVVWHNRMGRNQPMQKGRRPGRDYDNRNRQPQRYVQQKSTFSDFEFNQDSSNVPKASTRLVYHKKFGMGKVVRLEGDKADVNFEEFGLKKVLVSFLTEV
- a CDS encoding leucine-rich repeat domain-containing protein, whose product is MENDKKILALLLGSAWFSSSNVYGDLSVLRSHTQGEAAYETIHKQAILQRQATLNSITEILNALPTYKNKKQSEKDKFAALYTAIVLSAPEASKTLSFTNDEDTPKLEPTVSAALTKALTQVLTSPKADKIWNDSVSQTASIDNLLYKSLVKPLKFNSSLTLKPFAEKKEHVDTPPAKQVAAPATPITHLVYTGQDLSQYPSLISISITVDQLRGSKDIISTKPLNIIVTGDATGAPLNTQRLAVPNAKIDLSAVTGLGIRLDLTGLNANITAVVLPATVKLLIVPSAIKTVNGKSILKTLTLTGNGTSLPTWATDGSLTAANATLDLSEMTGLPATLNLSGLDSKITNIILPQTVTAIQNLPTTVTHLTANVPSFASIGAYNTAWNATSTFPTHITHVTVSDSTTTSISDFFLCNCNTLMSITLARLTAVTSVGNYFCYSCTGLTYANPTGLTATQTIGQSFFAECIKLPSVFLHQLFYVQTIGNGFFSNCTALTSINLTGLTNVQTIDQDFFKDCDKLVTLNMQEDTGATLSPATISAIATQLANKFTRINLNGNATSLPTWVNNTLITAADAILDLSAMTGLPTTLNLSTISSDITKLVINASIQPTGITDRLTILKLTGNATTVPTWATNGSLTATGATLNLSALTNLPPTLALTGLNSDITTVTLRTNMTTLTIPSTVTTISGVSGLTRINLTGNAATIPTWAINGTLTAVNATLDLSAMTGTTVDLTGINADITTIILSNTVTNLTIPSTVTSISGITGLTTLNLTGNLNTIPAWAINGSLTNTNATLDLSAVTGLPATLDLSAMTGFSAEITRIIVPANVTTITMSASSTVTVQLAVGHLGLTHINLEGNANTLPTWATDGSLTAANATLDLSAMTNLPARLDLTGLNTDITGLTINIGVQPTDISNRLISLKLTGSGASAPTWATDGSLTAANATLDLSEMTGLPATLNLSGLDSKITNIILPQTVTAIQNLPTTVTHLTANVPSFASIGAYNTAWNATSTFPTHITHVTVSDSTTTSIGDNFLRNNTNLTSINLGKLTAVTSIGTGFFDGCTALTSADLSALIAITSIGSGFFYNTPIFVTLTAKANTGANGTLSPATVTAITTSTANKLTRINLTGNATSLPAWVNNNSMTKDTGATLDLSTMTGLLSPLNLTGLNSEITTVILPANVTEITTDGSSTVTIQLASGHTGLTRITLTGNANTVPTWATNGALTKDAGAILDLSAMTGLPAVLDLSTISADVTNLILPETVTTIQNLPTTVTHLTANVSAFASIGAYNTAPDATSTFPTHITHVTVVDSITTSIGDNFLNRCIHLVSINLHQLTNVTSIGKEFISTYDSTLQNIDLSGLTHVTTIGDCFLQECSGLTRVNLSALTNAQTIGDGFFYRCNGLASVDLSGLTAVQTIGQYFFYGCSGLSSVDLSALTKVTSIGDGFFLRCIGLTSVDLSALTNVQTIGIWFFYECTGLTSVNLSGLTAVQTIDQYFFYGCSGLTSVDLSALTSVTSIGGWFFQKCIGLTSVNLTGLTAVQTIGNGFFYGCTGLTSINLSALTSVKRIGQYFFLRCTGLTSVNLSGLTAVTSISTDFFYGCTGLTSVDLSALANVQTIGNWFFYGCTGLISVDLSALTNVQTIGDGFFRGCTGLTSINLSTLTNVTTIGSMFFDGSTGLISVDLSALTNVQTIGNWFFYNTPIFVILTAKANTGANGTLSPATVTAITTSNANKLTRINLTGNATSLPAWVNNNSMTKDTGATLDLSTMTGLLSPLNFATITNAEIKTLILPSGVTQSNTGGWTNSSGTTWTR